The Vagococcus penaei genome includes the window CGCGAAGGCTTAGCCGAAGTTATTAAATGTGCAGCAATTGCTGATTCTAATTTATGGGCATTACTCGATAATTTAATAGATGAGACGGATGTGTTAAAGCATGCTGAAGAGATTATTTTGGCATGTTGTGAAGTCAAGCGAAGTGTTGTAGAACAGGATGAATTTGACAATGGCCGCCGTTTGATTTTAAATTTTGGTCATACCATTGGTCATGCTATTGAGCAGACTATGGGCTATGGTGTTATTACTCATGGTGAAGCTGTGGCTATTGGCATGTGTCAATTAACGAAAACTACAGAACAAAAGGGTTGGACTGAATTGGGGACAACTCAAAAGCTAGAACAGTTACTTGTTAAATTTAATTTACCAATTGATTTGGCAGAATGGAATAGCGAAAAGTTGTATGCGGCATTAAGTCACGATAAAAAAACGCGTGGGAATCAATTAAAATTAATTGTTCTTGAGAGACTAGGCCAAGTTAAAATCATAGCTGTTGATATAACAGAGATGCAAGAATTTTTAGTTCACTAAGTAATTAGGAGGAATGACAGATGCGATTTATTACAGCGGGAGAGTCACATGGTCCTGAGTTAACAGCTATTATTGATGGTTTACCAGCAGGTTTAGCGCTAGATGTAGAAGATATTAATAAAGAGTTAAAACGACGTCAAGGTGGATATGGTCGTGGTGGACGTATGTTGATTGAAACAGATGTTATTCAGGTTACATCAGGTATACGTCATGGGAAAACATTAGGTTCTCCCGTGACTTTGACGGTTAAAAATGATGATTTTAAAAACTGGGAGCGCGTTATGGGAATTGAACCCGTAACTGAACGTGAAAAAAAAATGCGTCGAGTATCCAAGCCGCGACCTGGGCATGCTGATTTGGTCGGTGGCATTAAATATGAGCATGACGACTTGCGCAATGTCTTAGAACGTTCATCTGCCAGAGAAACAACTATGCGTGTTGCAGTAGGAGCAGTTTGTAAAAAATTATTAGCGGAGCTAGGTGTTGAGGTTGCGGGCCATGTGCTAGAAATCGGTGGTATTCGGGGAGAAATTCCTGAAAATATGACAGTGCAAGAAATTAAAGAAAAAGCAGAAGCTTCTGCTGTACGCTGTGTGGATACTAAAATAGAAGAAAAAATGAAAGAAAAAATTGATCAAACGCGTAAAGATGGTAATACGATTGGTGGTGTCGTTGAAGTTGTAGTTGGTGGTGTTCCAGTTGGTTTGGGTAGTTATACACAGTGGGACACTAAATTAGATGCTAAAATTGCTCAAGCGATTGTCAGTATTAACGCATTTAAGGGTGTTGAATTTGGGGTTGGTTTTGAAGCTGCTAGATTACCTGGTAGCGATGTTATGGATGAAATTTTATGGAATGAATTGGATGGTTATACACGGAGAAGTAATCATTTAGGTGGTTTTGAAGGTGGTATGACGACTGGGATGCCGATTGTTGTTCGTGGTGTGATGAAGCCAATTCCAACACTTTATAAGCCATTGATGTCAGTTGATATTGATACAAAAGAACCTTACAAAGCGAGCGTTGAACGATCAGATAGTTCTGCTGTTCCAGCTGCATGCGTGATTGCGGAAGCGATGGTGGCTATTGAAGTTGCCAAAGCGATGCTTGATAAATTTTCAAGCGATTCTTTTAAACAAATGCAACAAGATGTGAGCCAATACCGCGAATATGTTCGAACATACTAACGATTACACATGTATTAATTAAAGGAGGCAAACACATGATAGCGATTCATTCGATTCAACAAATTACGGTTTTAGGAGTTGGTTTAATTGGGAGTTCGCTTTGTCTTTGCCTTAAAGCGGCTTATCCGAATATAAAAATCGTTGGTTGGACAAACTCTAAAGATGAACTGGATTACGCTCATGCAGAGAAAATTATTGATATAGTTGAGATGGATTTAGCTAGTGCTGTGAGGCAGGCAGATATTGTGTTTCTCTGTACACCAGTGGGGGTAACGTTATCGCTAATCTCGGAATTAGCCACGTTACCCTTGAAAAAAGGCGTAATTGTTACGGATGTGAGTAGTACCAAGCGTCAAGTATGTCATGAAGCAAAGGAACATCTTATTGCAAGAGGCGTTCATTTTATCGGTGGGCATCCAATGGCTGGTTCACATAAATCTGGTGTCAGAGCAGCCGATCAACGTTTATTCGAGAATGCTTATTATATACTCACACCTTTTGAAAAACAGTCATCTTTATGTGATTTTATGAAACTATTATTAAAAGGTACACGAGCTAAATTTGTTGAATTAACTCCTGAGAGCCACGATGAAATAGTAGGAACGTTAAGCCATTTGCCACATATAATTGCTTCAGGCATTGTTATGGAAGCAAAAGAATTGATGCAGACTTATCCTAATGCTAGAAACTTAGCTGCTGGTGGATTTCGTGATATTACGCGTATTGCCTCGGCAGACCCACAAATGTGGACGGATATCTTATTATCCAATCAAGATATCTTATCGAAACAATTAAAGTTATGGGAAATACGAATGAGTGATATTAGACATGCTATCAATCAACATGATGTAGCGTTTATTAAACAATTTTTTTTAGAAGGTAAATTGTTTCGTGATGGATTACCAATTCATCAACCGGGAGCTATTCCAAATTTTTATGATTTATATATTAATGTACCAGATGATTCGGGAGTTATTGCAGAAATCACCAATATATTAGCACGACAACAGTTAAGTTTGGTCAATATAAAAATTTTAGAAACACGAGATGATTTTTTTGGTATTTTACAATTAACTTTTAAGCATGAAGACGACTTAAATACTGCTCAAACTATTATTCAAGCTAGTACAAACTATTTATGTTTTAAACTAGGAGGTAACTAAATGGAATTACTAAAAGCGACAAAGCCGTTATTGGGCACGATTGTAGTACCCGGTGATAAATCGATCTCTCACCGTAGCATTATGTTTGGAGCGTTAGCCAACGGAACAACAACAATCACTAATTTTTTACGTGCTGACGATTGTCTGGGGACCATACAAGTTTTTAGACAATTAGGTGTTAACATTGAGGAGCAAGATGATTTGATTCGGGTTCATGGTGTTGGCTGGTCAGGATTACAACTGCCTGAAACAGTTCTTGATGTTGGTAATTCAGGTACTACGATTCGACTATTGATGGGCATATTAGCAGCTCAAAAATTTGCTGTCACGTTGACTGGTGATGAATCTATTCAGCGACGACCAATGAATCGTGTTATCGCACCATTAAGAGCGATGGGGGCGAATATTTCGGGAATGAATCACACAGAATTCCCACCAATCACAATTAAACCAGTCCCAAATTTGAGTCCAATTAATTACCAATTACCAGTTGCTAGTGCACAAGTTAAATCAGCTTTGATTTTTGCAGCATTGCAAACGACTGGTGAAACTGTGTTGACAGAAAAAGAGCAAACGCGTGATCATACGGAAGAGATGTTGAAACAATTTTGTGGACAGATTGAAGTAGCAGGTAAAGAGATCCGTATTAGTGGCCCACAGACACTAATTGGGCAAGAAGTTATTGTTCCAGGTGACATTTCCTCTGCTGCTTTTTTCATTGTTGCTGCTTTATTAATTCCGAAAAGTAAAATAATAATCAAAAATGTCGGATTGAGTTCAACAAGAACAGGTATAATTGACGTTATTAAAGCTATGAATGGCAAGATTAACATACATGATTATGATTCTGTTAATCAATCAGGTACGATTTGTGTAGAACATAGTGAATTAGTTGGAACTGTTATCGAGGGAGAGATTATTCCGCGTTTAATTGATGAGCTTCCAATTATTGCTTTATTGGCGACACAAGCTAAGGGGCAAACAGTAATTAGAGATGCAGAGGAATTAGCAGTAAAAGAAACTAATCGGATTCAAGCTGTTACAGAGGAGTTAAATAAATTAGGTGCTAATATTAAATCGACTAGGGATGGGTTTATCATTCAAGGTCAGACAAAATTACATGGTGGTAAGGTTACAAGTTATGGTGATCACCGGATTGGGATGATGCTACAAATTGCAGCTTTATTAACTGATGAGTCGGTCTTTCTTAGTGATAGTTCAGCTGTTTCTGTTTCTTTTCCAACGTTCTTTGATGTATTGACTGAATTAATGGAGGGTCACTGATGTCGGCAATTTGTTTGATTGGTTTCATGGGTGTCGGTAAAACAACAATTGGACGCCGATTAGCACAGCAACTAGAATTACCTTTTATCGATTTAGATCGTGTAATTGAGGAAGAATTGAATTTAACAATTCCAGAAATTTTTACTACGTATGGTGAAGACTATTTTCGTCAGTTGGAGAGTCAACTATTAGTAAAATATATTACCACAAATTGTGTGTTAGCAACAGGTGGGGGAATAGTAATAAATGAACAAAATCGTATGCAACTTAAGCAGGCAAATTGGGTATTTTATTTACAAGGAGACGTTTCTTTATTACATCAACGACTTAAAAATGATCGTAAACAGAGACGACCATTAGCACAAGAAAAAAATTTTACTGAACTTGAACGACTTTTTAATAGCCGTCGTAGCTGGTATCATGAATCTAGCACAAATATTATCAAGGTAGACGGGTTATCTGTTTTAAACATTG containing:
- a CDS encoding prephenate dehydrogenase encodes the protein MIAIHSIQQITVLGVGLIGSSLCLCLKAAYPNIKIVGWTNSKDELDYAHAEKIIDIVEMDLASAVRQADIVFLCTPVGVTLSLISELATLPLKKGVIVTDVSSTKRQVCHEAKEHLIARGVHFIGGHPMAGSHKSGVRAADQRLFENAYYILTPFEKQSSLCDFMKLLLKGTRAKFVELTPESHDEIVGTLSHLPHIIASGIVMEAKELMQTYPNARNLAAGGFRDITRIASADPQMWTDILLSNQDILSKQLKLWEIRMSDIRHAINQHDVAFIKQFFLEGKLFRDGLPIHQPGAIPNFYDLYINVPDDSGVIAEITNILARQQLSLVNIKILETRDDFFGILQLTFKHEDDLNTAQTIIQASTNYLCFKLGGN
- the aroC gene encoding chorismate synthase, with protein sequence MRFITAGESHGPELTAIIDGLPAGLALDVEDINKELKRRQGGYGRGGRMLIETDVIQVTSGIRHGKTLGSPVTLTVKNDDFKNWERVMGIEPVTEREKKMRRVSKPRPGHADLVGGIKYEHDDLRNVLERSSARETTMRVAVGAVCKKLLAELGVEVAGHVLEIGGIRGEIPENMTVQEIKEKAEASAVRCVDTKIEEKMKEKIDQTRKDGNTIGGVVEVVVGGVPVGLGSYTQWDTKLDAKIAQAIVSINAFKGVEFGVGFEAARLPGSDVMDEILWNELDGYTRRSNHLGGFEGGMTTGMPIVVRGVMKPIPTLYKPLMSVDIDTKEPYKASVERSDSSAVPAACVIAEAMVAIEVAKAMLDKFSSDSFKQMQQDVSQYREYVRTY
- the aroA gene encoding 3-phosphoshikimate 1-carboxyvinyltransferase, translating into MELLKATKPLLGTIVVPGDKSISHRSIMFGALANGTTTITNFLRADDCLGTIQVFRQLGVNIEEQDDLIRVHGVGWSGLQLPETVLDVGNSGTTIRLLMGILAAQKFAVTLTGDESIQRRPMNRVIAPLRAMGANISGMNHTEFPPITIKPVPNLSPINYQLPVASAQVKSALIFAALQTTGETVLTEKEQTRDHTEEMLKQFCGQIEVAGKEIRISGPQTLIGQEVIVPGDISSAAFFIVAALLIPKSKIIIKNVGLSSTRTGIIDVIKAMNGKINIHDYDSVNQSGTICVEHSELVGTVIEGEIIPRLIDELPIIALLATQAKGQTVIRDAEELAVKETNRIQAVTEELNKLGANIKSTRDGFIIQGQTKLHGGKVTSYGDHRIGMMLQIAALLTDESVFLSDSSAVSVSFPTFFDVLTELMEGH
- a CDS encoding shikimate kinase, giving the protein MSAICLIGFMGVGKTTIGRRLAQQLELPFIDLDRVIEEELNLTIPEIFTTYGEDYFRQLESQLLVKYITTNCVLATGGGIVINEQNRMQLKQANWVFYLQGDVSLLHQRLKNDRKQRRPLAQEKNFTELERLFNSRRSWYHESSTNIIKVDGLSVLNIVKRLVSVMEEGI
- the aroB gene encoding 3-dehydroquinate synthase encodes the protein MELTVNLTNHSYDLLIKRHQLPEIGTWVASLWEPQKIAIITDETVANLYGKIVCESLEISGFNAYLIAIPPGEASKNLVVAEQIYTKLAELGLTRSDGIIALGGGVVGDLAGFVASTYMRGLHFLQVPTTLLAQVDSSIGGKTAVNTTIAKNLVGTFTQPDGVLIDPDTLTTLEPRRIREGLAEVIKCAAIADSNLWALLDNLIDETDVLKHAEEIILACCEVKRSVVEQDEFDNGRRLILNFGHTIGHAIEQTMGYGVITHGEAVAIGMCQLTKTTEQKGWTELGTTQKLEQLLVKFNLPIDLAEWNSEKLYAALSHDKKTRGNQLKLIVLERLGQVKIIAVDITEMQEFLVH